A single region of the Hippoglossus hippoglossus isolate fHipHip1 chromosome 17, fHipHip1.pri, whole genome shotgun sequence genome encodes:
- the aqp4 gene encoding aquaporin-4 isoform X1, whose translation MQSRGTMCGSGSSDRPALCFTPALAQPAALVRFLSWCNCQSTMAAFKGIWTKDFWRAVSGEYLATLIFVLLGLGSTINWAAGEEKPPPADLVLISLCFGLSIATMVQCFGHISGGHINPAVTAAMVVTRKLSLAKALFYVVAQCLGAVTGAGILYLVTPAAVRGSLGVTTVNSNISLGHGLLVELIITFELVFTVFATCDPKRTDLGGSGGLAIGLSVAIGHLFAIPYTGASMNPARSFGPAMVTLNFENHWVYWLGPILGGILAAGLYEYLYRPDPELKKRLKHIFQKDPSGKYMEVEAEDISVKPGSIHTIDLEKTGKKDPFQESAGEVLSSV comes from the exons ATGCAGTCCCGAGGCACAATGTGTGGATCAGGTTCATCTGACAGACCTGCACTCTGCTTCACTCCTGCGCTCGCACAGCCTGCTGCTCTCGT GAGGTTCCTGTCCTGGTGTAACTGTCAGAGCACAATGGCGGCATTTAAAGGGATCTGGACCAAGGACTTCTGGAGGGCTGTATCCGGAGAGTACCTGGCCACTCTCATCTTTGTCCTCCTCGGTCTGGGCTCCACCATCAACTGGGCCGCGGGGGAGGAGAAGCCTCCCCCAGCCGACCTAGTCCTTATCTCGCTGTGCTTTGGCCTCAGCATTGCCACCATGGTGCAGTGTTTTGGTCACATCAGCGGCGGACACATCAACCCAGCTGTCACCGCAGCTATGGTTGTGACGAGGAAGCTGAGCCTGGCGAAGGCGTTGTTCTATGTGGTGGCTCAGTGCCTGGGAGCTGTTACAGGAGCAGGGATCCTATACCTTGTCACACCCGCTGCTGTCAGAGGGTCGCTCGGCGTGACCACG GTGAACTCCAACATCTCATTAGGACACGGCCTTCTGGTGGAGCTCATTATCACGTTCGAACTGGTTTTCACCGTCTTCGCCACCTGTGACCCCAAACGCACAGACCTAGGTGGCTCCGGTGGCTTGGCGATTGGCTTATCTGTGGCAATTGGTCACCTGTTTGCA ATTCCTTACACGGGAGCCAGCATGAACCCTGCTCGTTCCTTTGGGCCGGCAATGGTCACCCTTAACTTCGAGAACCACTGG GTGTACTGGTTGGGGCCTATCCTGGGCGGCATACTGGCTGCCGGCCTGTACGAGTACCTGTACCGCCCGGACCCTGAGCTAAAGAAGAGGCTGAAACACATCTTCCAGAAGGACCCATCGGGGAAATACATGGAGGTGGAGGCTGAGGACATTTCCGTCAAGCCTGGCTCCATCCACACCATCGACCTGGAGAAAACCGGGAAGAAAGATCCCTTCCAGGAGTCGGCGGGGGAGGTGCTGTCCTCTGTATGA
- the aqp4 gene encoding aquaporin-4 isoform X2, which translates to MNEHTSLTAGTERGRACYCFRRFLSWCNCQSTMAAFKGIWTKDFWRAVSGEYLATLIFVLLGLGSTINWAAGEEKPPPADLVLISLCFGLSIATMVQCFGHISGGHINPAVTAAMVVTRKLSLAKALFYVVAQCLGAVTGAGILYLVTPAAVRGSLGVTTVNSNISLGHGLLVELIITFELVFTVFATCDPKRTDLGGSGGLAIGLSVAIGHLFAIPYTGASMNPARSFGPAMVTLNFENHWVYWLGPILGGILAAGLYEYLYRPDPELKKRLKHIFQKDPSGKYMEVEAEDISVKPGSIHTIDLEKTGKKDPFQESAGEVLSSV; encoded by the exons ATGAATGAACACACATCACTGACAgcggggacagagagagggagagcgtgTTATTGCTTTCG GAGGTTCCTGTCCTGGTGTAACTGTCAGAGCACAATGGCGGCATTTAAAGGGATCTGGACCAAGGACTTCTGGAGGGCTGTATCCGGAGAGTACCTGGCCACTCTCATCTTTGTCCTCCTCGGTCTGGGCTCCACCATCAACTGGGCCGCGGGGGAGGAGAAGCCTCCCCCAGCCGACCTAGTCCTTATCTCGCTGTGCTTTGGCCTCAGCATTGCCACCATGGTGCAGTGTTTTGGTCACATCAGCGGCGGACACATCAACCCAGCTGTCACCGCAGCTATGGTTGTGACGAGGAAGCTGAGCCTGGCGAAGGCGTTGTTCTATGTGGTGGCTCAGTGCCTGGGAGCTGTTACAGGAGCAGGGATCCTATACCTTGTCACACCCGCTGCTGTCAGAGGGTCGCTCGGCGTGACCACG GTGAACTCCAACATCTCATTAGGACACGGCCTTCTGGTGGAGCTCATTATCACGTTCGAACTGGTTTTCACCGTCTTCGCCACCTGTGACCCCAAACGCACAGACCTAGGTGGCTCCGGTGGCTTGGCGATTGGCTTATCTGTGGCAATTGGTCACCTGTTTGCA ATTCCTTACACGGGAGCCAGCATGAACCCTGCTCGTTCCTTTGGGCCGGCAATGGTCACCCTTAACTTCGAGAACCACTGG GTGTACTGGTTGGGGCCTATCCTGGGCGGCATACTGGCTGCCGGCCTGTACGAGTACCTGTACCGCCCGGACCCTGAGCTAAAGAAGAGGCTGAAACACATCTTCCAGAAGGACCCATCGGGGAAATACATGGAGGTGGAGGCTGAGGACATTTCCGTCAAGCCTGGCTCCATCCACACCATCGACCTGGAGAAAACCGGGAAGAAAGATCCCTTCCAGGAGTCGGCGGGGGAGGTGCTGTCCTCTGTATGA